From a region of the Paraburkholderia caribensis genome:
- a CDS encoding DUF1479 domain-containing protein, with the protein MALEIEDLPGAIRQAKKELRAALPNYREVFAEVEAAIGEEAKRIASERDRGENVIPEIQFADITAGHVTAEQIALVKARGACVIRNVFPRAQVQRWDDDIAEYVERNNLDKRLENRAEDKYFGQLASSKPQIYGVYWSKPQVLARQSEALTAARVFLNKLWRNESDGRVHFDPEQVPVYADRLRRRPPGSASLGLSAHCDGGSVERWIESNFRKVYRHVFAGNWRDYDPFDAAFRPDVEEIASPAVCSMFRTFQGWTALTPQGPGDGTLQLVPIANSMVYILLRALQDDVAEDDLCGAMPGRALSIKPEFHAPLFEALSSIPKMEAGDTVFWHSDVIHAVEDEHKGTGYSNVMYIASVPACAKNDAYLKRQLPSFLKGESPPDFPTDHFEVDFTGRATTDDLTPLGKAQLGFDL; encoded by the coding sequence ATGGCGCTGGAAATCGAAGACTTGCCGGGCGCAATCCGGCAGGCAAAAAAGGAGCTGCGCGCGGCATTGCCGAATTACCGGGAGGTCTTTGCCGAAGTCGAAGCGGCGATCGGCGAAGAGGCGAAGCGCATTGCAAGCGAGCGCGATCGCGGGGAAAACGTCATTCCTGAGATTCAGTTCGCCGACATTACCGCAGGACATGTGACGGCCGAGCAGATCGCACTCGTCAAGGCACGCGGCGCATGTGTGATTCGTAATGTGTTCCCACGCGCGCAGGTGCAGCGTTGGGACGACGATATCGCCGAATATGTCGAACGAAACAACCTCGACAAGCGCCTCGAAAATCGCGCCGAGGACAAATATTTTGGCCAGCTGGCCTCGAGCAAGCCGCAGATCTACGGCGTGTACTGGTCGAAGCCCCAAGTGCTGGCCCGTCAGTCGGAAGCGCTGACGGCGGCCCGTGTATTCCTCAACAAACTCTGGCGAAACGAGAGCGACGGACGCGTTCACTTCGATCCGGAGCAGGTGCCCGTCTACGCTGACCGTCTGCGTCGGCGGCCGCCTGGCTCGGCGTCGCTTGGCTTGTCGGCGCATTGCGACGGCGGGTCGGTCGAGCGTTGGATCGAAAGCAATTTTCGCAAGGTGTACCGCCACGTGTTTGCCGGCAACTGGCGCGACTATGATCCTTTCGACGCGGCGTTCCGGCCTGACGTGGAAGAGATCGCGTCGCCCGCTGTCTGTTCGATGTTCCGCACCTTCCAGGGCTGGACAGCGTTGACGCCGCAGGGGCCGGGTGACGGCACGCTGCAACTCGTACCCATCGCCAATTCGATGGTGTACATCCTGCTGCGCGCACTCCAGGACGACGTCGCCGAAGACGACCTTTGCGGGGCCATGCCCGGCCGGGCACTCTCGATCAAGCCGGAATTTCATGCGCCATTGTTCGAGGCGTTGTCGTCGATTCCCAAAATGGAAGCGGGCGACACGGTGTTCTGGCACAGCGACGTCATTCATGCCGTCGAAGACGAACATAAGGGCACGGGGTACAGCAATGTGATGTATATCGCCTCGGTGCCGGCGTGCGCCAAAAACGACGCTTATCTGAAACGCCAGTTGCCGAGCTTCCTGAAGGGCGAGAGCCCGCCTGATTTCCCGACTGATCATTTTGAAGTCGATTTCACCGGCCGTGCAACAACCGACGACCTGACGCCGCTTGGCAAGGCACAACTCGGGTTTGATCTGTAA
- a CDS encoding ABC transporter substrate-binding protein: MKRSLTSVATAAALLITGTHAALAAEQISVLHWWTSGGESKAIRVLKDDMSKQGYEWKDFAIAGGAGAAAMTALKTQVISGNAPSAAQIKGPLIQDWAEQGSLVTIDQAATDWKAHTPARIDSAVKAGGHYVAAPFSVHRINWLWINKADLDKVGGKPPTTWPEFFALADKFRAAGITPVAHGGQPWQDMTIWETVVLSQGTDFYRKALIDLDQKTLTSPQMVQVFETVQKIRTYFDKGYHGRDWNLATAMVISGSGGMQFMGDWAKGEFTNANKKADVDYVCAAAPGTSNAYTYTADTFVFYQQNGKKDATPGQIALAKTIMSVDFQQQFSLYKGSIPVRLDVPMDKFDSCAKKSRADEQATIQSGGFLPSLAFGELQSPVTAGAISDVVTNFMNSNEDAKEGVRKLAAAAKVK, encoded by the coding sequence ATGAAACGATCACTGACATCGGTGGCGACGGCTGCCGCGCTGCTTATCACCGGTACTCACGCCGCACTTGCTGCCGAACAGATTTCGGTATTGCACTGGTGGACCTCGGGCGGCGAGTCGAAAGCCATCCGGGTGCTCAAGGACGATATGAGCAAACAGGGCTACGAGTGGAAAGACTTCGCTATCGCGGGAGGTGCGGGCGCGGCGGCCATGACGGCGCTGAAGACGCAGGTGATCTCGGGTAACGCGCCGTCGGCAGCACAGATCAAGGGGCCGCTGATTCAGGATTGGGCGGAGCAGGGATCGCTGGTCACGATCGATCAGGCCGCGACCGACTGGAAAGCGCATACGCCTGCGCGAATCGACAGTGCCGTGAAGGCGGGCGGGCACTACGTGGCCGCGCCGTTCTCCGTGCATCGCATCAACTGGCTGTGGATCAACAAGGCGGACCTGGACAAAGTGGGCGGCAAGCCGCCGACGACCTGGCCGGAGTTCTTTGCACTCGCCGACAAGTTTCGCGCCGCGGGTATCACGCCTGTCGCGCATGGCGGTCAACCCTGGCAGGATATGACCATCTGGGAGACCGTCGTGCTGTCGCAGGGCACGGACTTTTATCGCAAGGCACTCATCGATCTCGATCAGAAAACGCTGACCTCGCCGCAGATGGTGCAGGTGTTCGAGACGGTCCAGAAGATCCGCACTTACTTCGACAAGGGCTACCACGGCCGCGACTGGAATCTCGCTACGGCGATGGTGATTTCCGGCTCGGGCGGCATGCAGTTCATGGGCGACTGGGCGAAGGGCGAGTTCACCAACGCGAACAAAAAGGCGGACGTCGACTATGTCTGCGCGGCGGCGCCCGGCACGTCGAATGCCTACACATACACAGCCGATACCTTCGTGTTCTATCAGCAGAACGGCAAGAAGGATGCGACGCCAGGACAGATTGCACTTGCCAAAACGATCATGTCCGTTGATTTTCAGCAGCAGTTCAGCCTCTACAAGGGTTCCATTCCAGTCAGGCTGGATGTACCCATGGACAAGTTCGATAGCTGCGCCAAAAAATCACGCGCAGACGAGCAGGCGACGATTCAATCCGGCGGGTTCCTGCCTTCGTTGGCTTTCGGTGAACTTCAGTCGCCCGTCACAGCGGGTGCCATTAGCGACGTCGTGACGAATTTCATGAACTCGAATGAGGACGCGAAAGAGGGTGTACGCAAGCTTGCCGCTGCTGCAAAGGTCAAGTGA
- a CDS encoding aldo/keto reductase, translating to MMGFGAAPIGNIFRPISEEDSATLIKAAWDAGVRYFDTAPMYGHGLSEARCGQGLRWYPRDQYVLSTKVGRILKPRRRAEINFEPWVDGLPFELVFDYSYDGTMRSIEDSLQRLALEHIDIALIHDIDVFTHGARQPEMFEAAMAGASKALLKLRDEGIVKTVGLGVNEWQVAHEAIRRQDFDCLLLAGRYTLLEQDALDGFLPLCEAKQVSVILGGGYNSGILATGAVPGAKYNYAPAPESILERVRKMEQVCRDYSVPLKAAALQFVLAHPAIPTSIPGVRTVAQLEDNLQTFRTEIPAEFWVELKRRQLIREDAPTPR from the coding sequence ATGATGGGATTCGGCGCGGCGCCGATCGGCAACATCTTCAGGCCGATCAGCGAGGAGGATTCGGCTACCCTGATCAAGGCGGCGTGGGACGCGGGCGTACGCTACTTCGATACCGCCCCGATGTATGGTCATGGTTTGAGCGAGGCGCGGTGCGGACAGGGGCTGCGCTGGTATCCGCGCGACCAGTACGTGCTGTCCACCAAGGTAGGGCGCATTCTGAAGCCGCGCAGGCGCGCCGAAATCAACTTTGAACCGTGGGTCGACGGGCTGCCGTTTGAACTCGTCTTCGACTATAGCTACGACGGCACGATGCGCTCGATCGAGGACAGTCTGCAGCGTCTCGCGCTGGAGCACATCGATATCGCGTTGATCCACGACATCGATGTGTTCACGCACGGAGCGCGTCAGCCCGAGATGTTCGAGGCTGCGATGGCAGGTGCGTCGAAAGCACTGTTGAAGCTGCGTGACGAAGGCATCGTGAAGACGGTGGGGCTCGGCGTCAACGAGTGGCAGGTCGCGCACGAAGCCATCCGCAGGCAGGATTTCGACTGCCTGCTGCTGGCCGGCCGCTACACGCTGCTCGAGCAGGACGCGCTGGACGGTTTTCTGCCGCTTTGCGAAGCGAAGCAGGTGTCGGTTATTCTGGGCGGCGGCTACAACAGCGGCATTCTCGCGACGGGTGCGGTGCCCGGCGCGAAATACAACTACGCCCCGGCGCCGGAATCGATTCTGGAACGCGTGCGCAAGATGGAGCAGGTGTGCCGGGATTATTCTGTGCCGCTCAAGGCCGCCGCACTGCAATTCGTCCTCGCGCATCCCGCGATTCCCACCAGCATTCCGGGTGTGCGCACGGTGGCACAACTCGAAGACAATCTTCAAACCTTCCGCACCGAGATCCCCGCGGAGTTCTGGGTCGAACTGAAGCGCCGCCAGCTGATTCGCGAGGATGCGCCGACGCCTCGATAG